Proteins from a genomic interval of Longimicrobiales bacterium:
- a CDS encoding septal ring lytic transglycosylase RlpA family protein has product MSLTRRIPKLIIMTAVLGACGGTDEPRDTQQAGDLSAEQIARLAEQYPRLGPEPLPQPQPSDAAEPDQPPRRIAANLPDEVLETVTGGATFYANKFEGRRTASGIPFRQNQMVAAHRGYPFGTILRVTNLRNDRSVNVRVVDRGPFGASAARGTIIDLSRRAAENLGFISAGRAQVRVEVLEWGRGITTA; this is encoded by the coding sequence GTGTCACTCACCCGCAGAATTCCCAAACTCATCATAATGACGGCTGTACTCGGTGCCTGCGGCGGCACGGACGAGCCGCGCGACACGCAGCAGGCGGGCGATCTGTCGGCGGAGCAGATTGCACGTCTCGCGGAGCAGTACCCGCGCCTCGGCCCCGAGCCGCTACCCCAGCCGCAGCCGTCCGATGCTGCCGAACCGGATCAGCCACCCCGGAGGATCGCAGCGAATCTGCCTGACGAGGTGCTGGAGACCGTAACCGGCGGTGCTACGTTCTACGCGAACAAGTTCGAGGGACGCCGCACGGCCAGCGGAATTCCCTTCCGCCAGAACCAGATGGTCGCTGCACACCGCGGCTATCCGTTCGGCACGATCCTGCGTGTGACCAACCTGCGCAACGACCGCTCCGTGAACGTGCGCGTCGTCGACCGCGGTCCGTTCGGCGCCAGTGCGGCGCGCGGCACGATCATCGACCTGTCACGCAGAGCGGCGGAGAACCTGGGCTTCATCAGTGCGGGCCGCGCACAGGTACGTGTGGAAGTGCTCGAGTGGGGGCGTGGCATCACTACGGCCTGA
- a CDS encoding DPP IV N-terminal domain-containing protein, translated as MKKRMIAAAPAALLRGLLAVLTILTMVPAQSLAQDRLPTMPGYEQYQRIAGLRQGAVRLGSLNATWLDDGSAFDYQQDGKRFRYDVAARTATELPPEAGDGDRGGRGGRPERGRQFDSADSPDGTHKAFYRDRNLWLSRVDGTGEKAITTEGNEAARVKYGTASWVYGEELGQSTAIWWSPDGSRVAYYRFDESGVPDYFLQLDQTKLQSTVDVEAYPKAGVPNPIVDIFVYDLGTGESTRIEVRDGLPFTNDVVGHYAYRVGWTPDGSELTLNRTNRRQNIMEFTACSPETGRCRVVVREEWPTGWVMNSPPMQYLEDGKRFFWISERNGFRNIYLYDLSGRLHATVTNHQFEVGSIEHVDEQARVVWYTARDGDNHMKMQLHRVGFDGRGDRRLTAPELNHTITMAPDGRHFIDVAQTHDTPPVTTLRDANGRAIAELATSDMSKFEELGLERVEMFTFTAADGETQLHGMLHKPSTFDPSRRYPILVSVYAGPATNGARETFTLPDPRTEYGFLVVTLDGRNSAGRGKRALDAIYEKLGVVEIDDIAAGVRGLYERPYVDRNRVGIFGTSYGGYASAMALLRHPDVFHAAAASSSVTDWRHYDTIYTERYMWIPQENTSGYDAGSAMKYVDNLKGRLLLYYGTADNNVHPSNTMQLITELQRAGKSFDLMIGPDRGHTAVNPALMMEFFIENLVLNAGGIAL; from the coding sequence ATGAAGAAGCGGATGATCGCGGCCGCACCGGCCGCCCTGCTGCGCGGTCTGCTCGCGGTGCTGACGATCCTGACCATGGTCCCGGCGCAGTCCCTCGCCCAGGACCGGCTGCCCACCATGCCGGGCTACGAGCAGTACCAGCGCATTGCCGGTCTGCGGCAGGGCGCAGTGCGACTGGGGTCGCTCAACGCCACGTGGCTGGATGATGGGAGCGCGTTCGATTATCAGCAGGATGGCAAGCGCTTCCGCTACGATGTCGCAGCGCGGACGGCGACCGAGCTTCCGCCCGAAGCGGGTGACGGCGACCGCGGCGGCCGCGGCGGCCGGCCGGAACGCGGCCGCCAGTTCGATTCTGCCGACTCGCCCGACGGCACACACAAGGCGTTCTACCGCGATCGCAACCTGTGGCTGAGCCGCGTCGACGGCACGGGCGAGAAGGCGATCACGACGGAGGGCAATGAGGCCGCACGCGTGAAGTACGGTACGGCGAGCTGGGTCTACGGCGAGGAGCTGGGGCAGAGCACGGCGATATGGTGGTCGCCGGATGGCAGCAGGGTGGCGTATTACCGCTTCGATGAGAGCGGTGTGCCCGACTACTTCCTGCAGCTGGACCAGACGAAGCTGCAGAGCACCGTCGATGTCGAAGCGTATCCGAAAGCCGGCGTGCCGAATCCGATCGTGGACATCTTCGTGTACGACCTCGGGACCGGCGAGTCGACGCGGATCGAGGTGCGCGACGGCCTGCCGTTCACGAACGATGTGGTCGGCCATTACGCCTATCGCGTCGGGTGGACGCCGGACGGCAGCGAGCTGACGCTGAACCGTACAAACCGCCGCCAGAACATCATGGAGTTCACCGCGTGCAGCCCGGAGACGGGCAGGTGCCGGGTGGTGGTCCGTGAGGAGTGGCCGACGGGCTGGGTGATGAACTCGCCGCCCATGCAGTACCTGGAGGATGGGAAGCGCTTCTTCTGGATCTCCGAGCGCAACGGCTTCCGCAACATCTACCTGTACGACCTGTCCGGCAGGCTGCACGCGACAGTGACGAACCACCAGTTCGAGGTCGGCAGCATCGAGCACGTGGACGAGCAGGCGCGCGTGGTGTGGTATACCGCGCGCGATGGCGACAATCACATGAAGATGCAGCTGCATCGCGTCGGCTTTGACGGCCGGGGCGACCGCCGGCTGACCGCGCCGGAGCTGAATCACACGATCACGATGGCGCCGGACGGCCGGCACTTCATCGATGTCGCCCAGACGCACGATACTCCGCCTGTGACGACGCTGCGCGACGCGAACGGTCGTGCCATTGCGGAGCTGGCGACCAGCGACATGTCGAAGTTCGAGGAGCTGGGACTCGAGCGTGTCGAGATGTTCACGTTCACCGCCGCGGACGGCGAGACGCAGCTGCACGGCATGCTGCACAAGCCGTCCACGTTCGATCCGTCGCGCAGGTACCCGATCCTGGTCAGCGTGTATGCGGGTCCTGCCACGAACGGCGCGCGCGAGACGTTCACACTGCCGGATCCGCGCACGGAGTACGGGTTCCTGGTCGTCACACTCGATGGGCGGAACTCGGCTGGCCGCGGCAAGCGCGCGCTCGACGCGATCTACGAGAAGCTGGGTGTGGTCGAGATCGATGACATCGCCGCGGGCGTGCGCGGGCTCTACGAGCGCCCGTACGTGGATCGTAACCGCGTCGGCATCTTCGGCACGTCATATGGCGGCTATGCGTCCGCGATGGCGCTGCTCCGCCATCCCGACGTATTCCATGCCGCAGCCGCTTCATCGTCGGTTACGGACTGGCGTCATTACGACACCATCTATACCGAGCGCTACATGTGGATCCCGCAGGAGAACACGAGCGGGTACGATGCCGGGTCGGCGATGAAGTATGTGGACAATCTGAAGGGGCGGCTGCTGCTCTACTACGGCACGGCTGACAACAACGTGCACCCCTCGAACACGATGCAGCTCATCACGGAGCTCCAGCGTGCCGGCAAGAGCTTCGATCTCATGATCGGACCCGACCGCGGCCACACCGCAGTGAATCCGGCGCTGATGATGGAGTTCTTCATCGAGAACCTGGTGCTGAACGCAGGCGGGATCGCGCTGTAG
- a CDS encoding DUF4153 domain-containing protein: MSRNSALTARARRYLADAVHAFDHAPVEVTLSVLLAAAFSYALASDAEPFREWFEIGVIIVLTGAVAFTATLLHALGAWSTRTRWLVTAGGAGAAALYGLLVLDLRWEAEAWRAATLVAAGALTLLAAPAFAGRAGATERFRRVTGRLLLRTIAVLIYALALFAGLALALGAVNTLFELDLDARIYFHTFGWVFFVLVPWVIVGGLPDYVRPEGDAGPVAAAVHRISAYLVTPLLAIYFIILYAYAVRIALTGELPKNLVSPLVIAAGLIAGVALVLFDRYNDSDDTAGSFRWLRLTAPLFVPLAALGVWALSMRWDQYGWTEFRALRLVLLATLGVLAIAAAFCVLRRRSLPTHLLPLTLAIVAVLSATGPWSAMAVSRRSQQARLAEAMSAAGIDGSATAVRDTLIENEPYREISETTRYLLAHFGPAALPPLFARHAEGTERYVDVVYAAGLRAARPDLVAARGAHGQLASGAAFDVGGDRMYYVRVDRTPPFPRAAPASDGARPERADSAASGAAADSLVVRVPVAGLTLLADLAPISRSLLNAPPGQGTLSPDLAAVVLRDETGRERGELFVIEVGFGGDADLHVYQLVGLVRLIDR; the protein is encoded by the coding sequence TTGAGTCGCAACTCCGCGCTGACCGCACGAGCGCGCCGGTATCTGGCCGACGCGGTGCACGCGTTCGACCATGCCCCCGTAGAAGTCACACTGTCCGTGCTGCTGGCTGCAGCGTTCTCCTACGCACTGGCGAGTGATGCCGAGCCGTTCCGTGAGTGGTTCGAGATCGGCGTCATCATCGTGCTCACGGGTGCGGTCGCGTTCACGGCGACGCTTCTGCATGCGCTCGGCGCCTGGTCGACGCGGACGCGATGGCTGGTGACGGCCGGTGGTGCTGGCGCAGCCGCGCTGTACGGGCTGCTCGTGCTGGATCTGCGCTGGGAAGCCGAGGCCTGGCGGGCGGCGACGCTGGTGGCCGCGGGCGCGCTGACGCTGCTGGCGGCGCCGGCGTTTGCCGGGCGGGCCGGCGCCACGGAGCGGTTCCGCCGGGTGACGGGGCGGCTCCTGCTGAGGACGATCGCCGTGCTGATCTATGCGCTGGCGCTGTTCGCCGGGCTGGCGCTGGCACTGGGCGCGGTGAACACGCTCTTCGAGTTGGACCTGGACGCGCGCATCTACTTCCACACCTTCGGCTGGGTGTTCTTCGTGCTGGTGCCCTGGGTGATCGTCGGCGGGCTGCCGGACTACGTCCGGCCCGAGGGCGACGCCGGCCCTGTCGCGGCGGCGGTCCACCGGATCTCGGCATACCTCGTGACGCCGCTGCTCGCGATCTACTTCATCATCCTGTACGCGTACGCGGTCCGCATCGCACTGACGGGCGAGCTGCCGAAGAACCTCGTCTCTCCGCTAGTGATCGCGGCGGGTCTCATCGCGGGCGTCGCCCTCGTGCTGTTCGATCGGTACAACGACAGCGACGACACGGCCGGATCATTCCGCTGGCTGCGCCTGACGGCGCCACTGTTCGTGCCGCTGGCGGCGCTCGGCGTGTGGGCGCTGAGCATGCGCTGGGACCAGTACGGCTGGACCGAGTTCCGTGCGCTGCGGCTCGTCCTGCTCGCGACACTCGGTGTGCTCGCCATCGCCGCCGCGTTCTGCGTGCTGCGGCGACGCAGTCTGCCCACACATCTGCTGCCGCTCACCCTGGCAATCGTGGCGGTGTTGTCGGCCACCGGTCCGTGGAGTGCCATGGCCGTGTCACGTCGCAGTCAGCAGGCGCGGCTTGCGGAGGCCATGAGCGCGGCAGGAATCGATGGGAGTGCGACCGCAGTGCGGGACACGCTCATCGAGAACGAGCCGTACCGTGAGATCAGCGAGACGACGCGGTACCTGCTGGCGCATTTCGGTCCGGCCGCGCTGCCGCCGCTGTTCGCGCGGCATGCGGAAGGCACGGAGCGGTATGTCGACGTGGTGTACGCCGCCGGCCTGCGTGCCGCGCGGCCGGACCTGGTCGCAGCGCGCGGCGCACACGGCCAGCTGGCGAGCGGCGCTGCTTTCGATGTCGGCGGTGACCGGATGTATTACGTGCGCGTGGATCGGACACCGCCCTTCCCGCGCGCCGCACCCGCGTCCGATGGCGCCCGGCCCGAGCGCGCAGACAGTGCGGCGAGCGGTGCCGCCGCGGACTCGCTCGTCGTGCGCGTGCCCGTGGCGGGGCTGACTCTGCTGGCGGACCTGGCGCCAATCAGTCGCAGCCTGCTGAATGCGCCTCCCGGCCAGGGTACGCTGTCACCGGACCTGGCGGCGGTCGTGCTGCGAGACGAAACCGGCCGCGAACGGGGTGAGCTGTTCGTCATCGAGGTCGGTTTCGGCGGCGATGCTGACCTGCACGTTTACCAGCTGGTCGGCCTCGTCAGGCTGATCGACCGGTGA
- a CDS encoding response regulator produces the protein MTTVLLVDDQLELRAIHGTYLREHGFHVVTAGDGESALTKARSESPDIILLDHSLPRRMGIDVARELHEDPLTSDIPIVMVTAHAYGAIGQKARAAGCVAFLTKPCAPSRVLQEVRRFTTAAPA, from the coding sequence ATGACTACCGTACTCCTCGTCGATGACCAGCTCGAGCTCCGTGCCATCCATGGCACATACCTGCGCGAGCATGGCTTCCACGTTGTGACCGCCGGCGATGGAGAGAGCGCGCTCACGAAGGCACGTTCCGAGTCGCCCGACATCATTCTCCTCGATCATTCACTGCCGCGGCGGATGGGTATCGACGTGGCGCGCGAGCTCCACGAGGATCCGCTGACGTCGGACATCCCGATCGTGATGGTGACGGCGCACGCCTACGGCGCGATCGGGCAGAAGGCGCGGGCGGCAGGATGCGTGGCGTTCCTGACGAAGCCGTGTGCCCCGAGCCGGGTGCTCCAGGAAGTAAGGCGTTTCACGACGGCGGCACCGGCATAG
- a CDS encoding FAD binding domain-containing protein, with protein sequence MLRLHEYTYHRPGTVAEAARLLAAHPGRARLIAGGTDLVPNMKHGLFTPEHVIALKQIDELHGIEERAGELVIGAAESLSAVSRNPLVRRHFGSLARAAGSVAGPQLRNMGTIGGNLCLDTRCTYYNQTYFWRNALGFCLKKDGDVCHVTKVGRKCVAAHSADTAPVLMTLGAVADLESVGGTRSVAVAEFFVADGIENTVREWNEIVTRIRIPLPTPRTRTAFQKVRQRGAVDFPLLNIAVAAELGAALEIEDIRIVVSALGSRPRVISGLDKVATGRPLDEQTAEAIAERAFQQCHPLTNIIVDTDWRRAMVPVYLKRALAELAGGQN encoded by the coding sequence GTGCTGAGGCTGCACGAATATACGTATCATCGGCCGGGGACGGTGGCGGAGGCGGCGCGGCTGCTGGCGGCGCATCCGGGGCGGGCGCGGCTGATTGCGGGCGGAACGGACCTGGTGCCGAACATGAAGCACGGTCTGTTCACGCCGGAGCACGTGATTGCGCTGAAGCAGATCGACGAGCTGCACGGGATCGAGGAGCGTGCAGGGGAGCTGGTGATCGGCGCGGCGGAGTCGCTGAGCGCGGTATCGCGCAACCCGCTGGTGCGGCGGCACTTCGGCTCGCTGGCGCGGGCGGCCGGCTCGGTGGCGGGTCCGCAGCTGCGGAACATGGGGACGATCGGCGGCAATCTGTGTCTGGATACGCGGTGCACGTATTACAACCAGACGTATTTCTGGCGCAACGCACTGGGCTTCTGCCTGAAGAAGGACGGCGACGTGTGCCATGTGACGAAGGTGGGCAGGAAGTGCGTGGCAGCGCATTCGGCGGACACGGCGCCTGTGCTGATGACGCTGGGGGCGGTGGCGGATCTGGAGTCGGTGGGCGGGACGCGGAGCGTGGCGGTCGCTGAGTTCTTCGTGGCGGACGGGATCGAGAACACGGTACGGGAATGGAACGAGATCGTGACGCGGATCAGGATTCCGCTGCCGACGCCGCGTACGCGGACGGCGTTCCAGAAGGTGCGCCAGCGCGGCGCGGTCGATTTCCCGCTGTTGAACATTGCGGTAGCGGCGGAGCTCGGGGCGGCGCTGGAGATCGAGGACATACGGATCGTGGTGTCCGCGCTGGGTTCGCGGCCGCGCGTGATATCGGGGCTGGACAAGGTGGCGACGGGCCGGCCGCTGGATGAGCAGACGGCGGAAGCGATCGCGGAGCGGGCGTTCCAGCAGTGCCATCCGCTGACGAACATCATTGTTGACACCGACTGGCGCCGCGCGATGGTACCGGTCTACCTCAAGCGTGCGCTCGCCGAGCTGGCGGGCGGGCAGAACTGA
- a CDS encoding GntR family transcriptional regulator has product MHDDIDPRSPVPLYEQIAARIRVAVAAEEYRAGEALPSVRQLSSTLRVNPSTVVQAYRDLEREGFVEMRHGAGTFVRAVAPEVREQERMRQARVLVRSLLAEAARLGIGAADVARALTDETGVPSHE; this is encoded by the coding sequence ATGCACGACGACATCGATCCGCGGAGTCCGGTTCCGTTGTACGAGCAGATCGCTGCGCGCATTCGCGTTGCCGTGGCTGCGGAGGAATATCGAGCGGGCGAGGCGCTGCCATCGGTGAGGCAGTTGTCATCGACGCTGCGGGTGAACCCGTCGACGGTGGTGCAGGCGTACCGCGACCTGGAGCGGGAGGGCTTCGTGGAGATGCGTCATGGCGCCGGCACGTTCGTGCGAGCGGTCGCTCCGGAGGTTCGCGAGCAGGAGCGGATGCGGCAGGCGCGGGTGCTGGTGAGGTCGCTGCTGGCGGAAGCCGCGCGACTGGGGATCGGCGCGGCGGATGTCGCGCGTGCGCTGACGGACGAGACGGGGGTGCCGAGTCATGAGTAA
- a CDS encoding ABC transporter ATP-binding protein, whose amino-acid sequence MSNAIEVRGLKYRAGRTFELQDVSLTVPEGSIYGFLGPNGAGKTTTVRLLLGMTRRAAGTVSLLGHSVPDALPSALALTGYVPERPHLYPSLRVDEAMRCHAAFHSRWDAEWAARLQRLFELPGERRVGRLSKGETGKLMMLLALAQRPELLILDEPTDGLDPMVRRDVLTALLDYVSDAGATVFISSHLVHELERMCDWVGVLDHGRIVAEMPIGTLKGGIKRIRLAAPPANGHHAPFEVLSRVQEPLASCESWVVRGWSDPMLSYFDTAGATVRDVVDLDLEEVFVELLRSGREVKS is encoded by the coding sequence ATGAGTAACGCGATCGAGGTGCGTGGCCTGAAGTACCGGGCGGGGCGGACGTTCGAGCTGCAGGATGTATCGCTGACGGTGCCGGAGGGCTCCATTTACGGCTTCCTCGGGCCGAACGGCGCTGGCAAGACGACGACGGTGCGACTGCTGCTGGGCATGACGCGGCGCGCGGCGGGGACGGTGAGCCTGCTGGGTCACTCGGTGCCGGACGCGCTGCCGTCGGCGCTGGCGCTGACGGGCTACGTCCCGGAGCGACCGCATCTCTACCCGTCGCTGCGCGTGGACGAGGCGATGCGGTGCCATGCGGCGTTCCACTCCCGCTGGGACGCGGAGTGGGCGGCGCGACTGCAGCGGCTGTTCGAGCTGCCGGGCGAGCGTCGCGTCGGGCGACTGTCGAAGGGCGAGACCGGCAAGCTGATGATGCTGCTGGCGCTGGCGCAGCGGCCGGAGCTGCTGATCCTGGACGAGCCCACGGACGGCCTGGATCCGATGGTTCGCCGTGACGTTCTGACGGCGCTGCTCGACTACGTGAGCGATGCGGGCGCCACGGTGTTCATCTCGAGCCACCTCGTGCACGAGCTGGAACGGATGTGCGACTGGGTCGGCGTGCTCGATCACGGCCGGATAGTGGCCGAGATGCCGATCGGGACGCTCAAGGGCGGCATCAAGCGCATCCGTCTCGCCGCGCCGCCGGCGAACGGGCACCACGCGCCGTTCGAGGTGCTGTCCCGGGTGCAGGAGCCGCTCGCGTCGTGCGAGTCGTGGGTGGTACGCGGGTGGAGTGATCCGATGCTGTCCTATTTCGACACGGCTGGCGCGACGGTGCGCGATGTCGTGGACCTGGATCTGGAGGAGGTCTTCGTGGAGCTGTTGCGTTCGGGCCGCGAGGTGAAGTCATGA